The following proteins are co-located in the uncultured Draconibacterium sp. genome:
- a CDS encoding PAS domain S-box protein: MIYDKKSFLTGNIEDPEIHQKIIDALPIPIFYRDTKGIYQMCNAAHEKFTGKTRDQIVGKSIYEVHVKEMADKYSHQDKELLNNPDVQVYDTKVRHGDGTSHNVILNKAVIRDKENKIVGIVGSINDITELKKTEQRLEKAQESMEVSSKMIHKISSGIIMMDEKLKVVDSNESFAKLMGEEIEELYETIPGLNGADVRGLVPDKVFKMMSSVIVSGEDMLESNLKHQNNLLHVTVVSLYKNHVVGAVFRDMSAPMLVQDEIINRIRRINKQNIETVQKVAFLLGENAAETEELLNSIIETYSYGDDK, encoded by the coding sequence GAAATTCATCAGAAAATAATTGATGCACTGCCCATTCCAATTTTTTACCGCGATACAAAAGGCATTTATCAAATGTGTAATGCCGCACATGAAAAATTTACAGGAAAAACCAGAGACCAGATCGTTGGAAAATCGATTTACGAAGTGCACGTAAAAGAAATGGCCGACAAATACTCGCACCAGGATAAGGAACTATTGAATAATCCGGATGTACAGGTGTACGACACCAAAGTTAGACATGGTGACGGAACATCGCACAATGTAATTTTAAACAAAGCTGTAATTCGCGACAAGGAAAATAAAATTGTGGGAATTGTTGGTTCGATTAACGACATTACAGAACTAAAGAAAACAGAACAGCGCCTCGAGAAAGCACAGGAATCGATGGAAGTTTCGTCGAAAATGATCCACAAAATATCGTCGGGAATAATTATGATGGATGAGAAATTAAAGGTGGTTGACTCGAACGAAAGTTTTGCAAAATTAATGGGCGAAGAAATCGAAGAACTTTACGAAACCATTCCCGGATTGAACGGCGCCGATGTTCGGGGCCTGGTTCCCGACAAGGTTTTTAAAATGATGTCGAGTGTTATTGTATCGGGCGAAGATATGCTCGAAAGTAACTTAAAACACCAAAATAATCTTCTGCATGTTACTGTGGTTAGTTTGTACAAAAACCATGTGGTTGGTGCAGTTTTCCGCGACATGTCGGCCCCAATGCTGGTACAGGATGAAATTATAAACCGCATACGCCGAATCAACAAGCAAAACATTGAAACAGTGCAAAAAGTAGCCTTTTTACTTGGCGAAAACGCAGCGGAAACAGAGGAGCTTTTAAATTCAATTATTGAAACTTACTCTTATGGTGACGACAAATAA
- a CDS encoding SpoIIE family protein phosphatase, giving the protein MVTTNNPDYHIEIDVEQKRPKGEIACGDVFQSCIIREEGRTIMVLSDGVGHGIKASVLATLTATMALKYTKLHTKPEVAARIIMEALPQNSEGKESYATFTIIELDDEGRVRIVNYDNPRILVVRNGISMQPKEYELTIKGEENTGKILLCKEFTARKEDRIIFMSDGITQSGLGDKRFPMGWGINKVEDFVLNQVNRMPDISATKLARKIVNQAMMHDDFSVKDDTTCGVMYFREPRKFMLITGPPFYKIKDFDFVGRIQDFEGKKIICGGTTAEIIARELDLTVEIQHGNKNLNTLPPSAKMEGFEMVTEGILTLGKVEDILENYDSDTRLQDTTPEDVVKLLLEHDYIDVIVGTRINWAHQDPDQPLELELRKFVVKRIVKLLIHKFFKKVKIEYV; this is encoded by the coding sequence ATGGTGACGACAAATAACCCGGACTACCACATTGAAATTGACGTTGAACAAAAACGTCCCAAAGGAGAAATAGCCTGTGGCGATGTCTTTCAATCGTGCATTATACGGGAAGAAGGACGCACCATTATGGTTTTAAGTGATGGCGTTGGTCATGGCATTAAAGCAAGTGTGCTGGCCACATTAACGGCAACCATGGCCTTAAAATATACAAAGCTGCATACCAAACCCGAGGTAGCTGCCCGAATAATAATGGAAGCACTTCCTCAAAACAGCGAAGGCAAAGAAAGTTATGCCACCTTTACCATTATTGAACTGGATGATGAAGGACGCGTTCGAATTGTAAACTACGATAATCCGCGTATTTTGGTTGTTCGAAACGGCATATCGATGCAACCCAAAGAATACGAACTTACTATAAAAGGAGAAGAAAACACCGGAAAAATACTGCTTTGCAAAGAGTTTACTGCACGCAAAGAAGACCGGATTATATTTATGTCGGACGGAATTACACAATCAGGACTTGGCGACAAACGATTTCCAATGGGTTGGGGAATTAACAAAGTGGAAGATTTTGTGTTAAACCAGGTAAATCGAATGCCCGATATTTCGGCCACAAAACTGGCCCGCAAAATTGTAAATCAGGCCATGATGCACGATGATTTTTCGGTAAAGGACGATACGACTTGTGGAGTTATGTATTTTCGTGAGCCTCGCAAATTTATGCTAATAACCGGGCCTCCGTTTTATAAAATAAAGGATTTTGATTTTGTGGGACGTATCCAGGATTTTGAAGGCAAAAAGATTATTTGCGGTGGTACTACAGCCGAAATTATTGCCCGCGAACTCGACCTCACCGTAGAAATTCAGCATGGGAATAAAAACCTGAACACACTTCCTCCCAGTGCAAAGATGGAAGGTTTCGAAATGGTAACAGAAGGAATATTAACACTGGGAAAGGTGGAGGATATTCTTGAAAATTACGATAGCGACACCCGCCTGCAAGACACTACTCCCGAAGACGTTGTAAAACTTTTGTTAGAACACGATTACATTGACGTTATTGTTGGAACCCGAATCAACTGGGCACACCAGGATCCGGACCAGCCACTCGAACTGGAACTTAGAAAGTTTGTGGTAAAACGAATCGTTAAACTACTGATTCACAAATTCTTCAAAAAAGTTAAGATTGAATACGTTTAA
- a CDS encoding folylpolyglutamate synthase/dihydrofolate synthase family protein: protein MQRLINLNDLNYAATLEYLFGQLPMFQRSGPAAYKNNLDNTLQLDRLYGNPHQKFKTIHVAGTNGKGSVAHMLASVLQSAGFKTGLYTSPHLKDFRERIRINGEMIPESEVVSWVENYRINNDLWKIEPSFFELTVAMAFDYFARQEVDFAVVEVGLGGRLDSTNIITPEVSVITNIGLDHTNLLGETLPEIAGEKAGIIKTNVPVVIGTTQIETSAVFQKVADQKNTRIYFADEEFEVVYSTLGMDGKQNLKVEKNAKSVLPGLKLDLLGIYQHKNIPAVLKAVELLNEKGIHISDESLYGALANVSEKSGLLGRWQVLGNNPLVVCDTGHNEDGIKAVVEQINNTAFKNLHIVFGTVGDKSPDKVLALLPKNAKYYFVRANLPRAMDETELLHRAVEFGLTGDSYTSVAQGVEAAYVNADKNDFVFIGGSTFVVAEILS, encoded by the coding sequence TTGCAACGGTTAATAAATTTAAATGATTTGAATTACGCAGCTACTTTAGAATATTTGTTCGGGCAACTTCCCATGTTTCAGCGAAGTGGTCCGGCAGCCTACAAAAATAATCTCGATAACACTTTACAACTCGACCGTTTGTATGGCAATCCACACCAAAAATTCAAAACCATTCATGTGGCAGGTACAAACGGAAAAGGTTCGGTGGCGCATATGCTTGCATCGGTATTGCAGTCGGCTGGATTTAAAACCGGCCTGTATACCTCGCCACATCTTAAGGATTTTAGGGAAAGAATACGGATAAATGGAGAAATGATTCCAGAAAGCGAAGTAGTAAGCTGGGTAGAGAATTATCGAATTAACAATGACTTGTGGAAAATTGAACCTTCCTTTTTTGAACTTACTGTTGCCATGGCATTCGACTATTTTGCACGCCAGGAAGTTGACTTTGCCGTTGTTGAAGTGGGACTTGGCGGACGGCTCGATTCAACAAATATTATAACACCCGAGGTGAGTGTGATTACAAATATTGGTTTGGATCATACAAACTTATTGGGAGAAACGCTGCCTGAAATTGCAGGAGAAAAGGCCGGAATAATTAAAACAAACGTGCCGGTTGTAATTGGAACAACGCAAATTGAAACTTCTGCCGTTTTTCAAAAAGTAGCAGATCAAAAAAATACCCGTATTTATTTTGCCGATGAGGAATTTGAAGTGGTTTATTCGACTTTGGGTATGGATGGCAAACAAAACCTGAAAGTTGAGAAAAATGCCAAATCGGTTTTACCCGGTTTAAAATTGGATCTGCTGGGGATTTATCAGCATAAAAATATACCGGCAGTATTAAAAGCGGTTGAACTTTTAAATGAGAAGGGAATACATATTTCGGATGAGAGTTTATACGGGGCTTTGGCAAATGTTTCGGAAAAAAGTGGTTTGCTGGGCCGTTGGCAGGTACTTGGAAATAACCCACTTGTAGTTTGCGATACCGGACACAACGAAGATGGTATAAAAGCTGTGGTTGAACAGATAAATAATACGGCGTTCAAAAATCTGCACATAGTTTTCGGAACAGTTGGCGATAAAAGCCCTGACAAAGTTTTGGCTTTACTACCAAAAAATGCCAAGTATTATTTTGTTCGGGCAAATCTTCCAAGAGCGATGGATGAAACTGAACTTTTGCATCGGGCTGTGGAATTTGGATTAACTGGAGATAGTTATACTTCTGTAGCTCAGGGAGTGGAAGCAGCCTATGTCAATGCCGATAAAAATGATTTTGTATTTATTGGAGGCAGTACTTTTGTAGTGGCTGAGATTTTATCGTAA
- a CDS encoding PhoH family protein: protein MLSKTKKSKIFVLDTNVILHDHTCIYQFQDNDIILPITVLEELDKFKRGNDLINFQAREFTRVLDDIVGDDIFNGGKSLGAGKGKLRIETGKPFSAELKASFREDIPDHRILSIAEYTANAYPKRKTILVSKDINLRMKAKSLGVQAEDYKTDQVTDQNVLDKTVTTFDNFDDGLIDVLYNQGSFAVSDVQENFSPEANECFIFRGSSSSALARYDNKSERIYRVEKKSAYGIKPRNAEQTFSLNMLMDPEVRLIALTGKAGTGKTLLALAAAIEQNRSFEQVLLARPIVALSNRDLGYLPGDASEKINPYMQPLFDNLSVIKHTFNPRSNEYQLIEEMVKEERLNITPLAYIRGRSLSNAFFIIDEAQNLTPHEIKTIITRAGEGTKMVFTGDLQQIDSPYLDMKSNGLAYMTDRMRNQDIFAHINLVKGERSYLAELASNLL, encoded by the coding sequence ATGCTAAGTAAAACTAAAAAGAGTAAAATTTTCGTTCTGGACACTAACGTAATTTTACACGACCACACATGCATTTACCAGTTCCAGGATAACGACATTATCCTTCCAATTACAGTCCTCGAGGAGCTGGACAAATTTAAGCGAGGCAACGACCTGATCAACTTTCAGGCACGCGAATTTACACGTGTGCTCGATGATATTGTTGGTGATGATATTTTTAACGGTGGGAAATCACTGGGCGCCGGAAAAGGCAAACTCCGAATTGAAACAGGAAAACCATTCTCGGCTGAGTTAAAAGCTTCATTCCGCGAAGACATTCCCGACCACCGTATACTTTCTATTGCTGAATACACGGCCAATGCGTACCCAAAACGCAAAACAATTCTGGTAAGTAAAGACATTAATCTTCGAATGAAAGCTAAATCGCTGGGAGTTCAGGCAGAAGATTACAAAACCGACCAGGTTACCGACCAAAATGTACTGGACAAAACAGTAACTACCTTCGACAATTTTGACGATGGACTGATCGATGTTTTGTACAACCAGGGTTCGTTTGCAGTATCCGATGTGCAGGAGAACTTTAGCCCCGAAGCCAACGAATGTTTTATTTTCAGAGGAAGTTCTTCGAGCGCTTTAGCCCGATACGACAACAAATCGGAACGTATTTACCGTGTTGAGAAGAAATCGGCGTACGGCATTAAACCCCGAAATGCAGAACAAACCTTTAGTTTGAATATGCTGATGGATCCCGAAGTACGTTTGATCGCACTTACAGGTAAAGCCGGAACGGGAAAAACCTTACTGGCACTGGCAGCTGCTATCGAACAAAACCGCTCGTTTGAACAGGTATTACTGGCAAGGCCAATTGTGGCACTCAGCAACCGCGACCTGGGATACCTGCCCGGCGATGCTTCTGAAAAGATTAATCCCTACATGCAACCTTTATTCGACAATCTTTCGGTAATTAAACATACATTCAACCCTCGCAGCAACGAGTACCAGCTTATTGAAGAAATGGTAAAAGAAGAACGTTTAAACATTACACCGCTTGCGTACATTCGCGGTCGAAGTTTATCCAACGCCTTTTTTATTATCGACGAAGCTCAAAACCTGACACCGCACGAAATAAAAACAATTATTACCCGTGCCGGAGAGGGAACAAAAATGGTATTCACGGGCGATTTGCAGCAAATCGATTCACCTTACCTGGACATGAAATCGAATGGTTTGGCATACATGACAGATCGTATGCGCAACCAGGACATTTTTGCACATATTAACCTGGTAAAAGGCGAACGAAGTTATTTGGCCGAATTGGCAAGTAACCTGTTGTAA
- the mtaB gene encoding tRNA (N(6)-L-threonylcarbamoyladenosine(37)-C(2))-methylthiotransferase MtaB, with product MNYKGKKAAFYTLGCKLNFSETSTIAGSFKEVGFERVDFEEKADVYVINTCSVTNQGDKASRNIIRKAAKQNPNAMVIVVGCYSQLKPDEVGHIDGVDMVLGTQEKFTIPAFLGDLSKKETTEIKTTRLADIKSYHKAFSWGDRTRSFLKVQDGCDYYCSFCTIPYARGRSRNDNIVNTVKEAQKSVQKGFKEIILTGVNIGDFGKSTGENFLDLLIALEQVEGLERLRLGSIEPNLLKDEIIELVSQSKVIMPHFHIPLQAGSDEILSLMKRKYSTALFAKRVHRIREIVPHAFIGVDVIAGTNGETENYFQESFDFINSLEISQLHAFTYSERSGTQALKIPWKVEVEERKNRTQKYINLSEKKLRVFYEKHLGTEQTVLFEAQKNQEKMHGFTENYIKVEVPYNEELVNKLGAVKLKSILPNGNVEVEMI from the coding sequence ATGAATTACAAAGGGAAGAAAGCTGCTTTTTATACACTGGGGTGCAAACTCAATTTTTCGGAAACATCAACCATTGCCGGCTCGTTTAAAGAGGTTGGTTTTGAGCGTGTTGATTTTGAAGAAAAAGCAGATGTGTATGTAATTAATACGTGTTCGGTTACCAACCAGGGCGACAAAGCCAGCCGAAACATTATCCGCAAGGCAGCCAAACAAAATCCGAATGCCATGGTAATTGTGGTGGGTTGCTACTCGCAACTAAAACCCGATGAAGTGGGACATATTGATGGTGTTGACATGGTTTTGGGGACACAGGAAAAATTTACAATCCCCGCCTTTTTAGGCGATTTGAGTAAAAAAGAAACCACCGAAATAAAAACCACCCGTTTAGCCGATATTAAAAGTTACCACAAAGCATTTTCGTGGGGCGATCGTACACGCAGTTTCTTAAAAGTTCAGGACGGTTGCGATTATTATTGTTCGTTTTGTACCATTCCGTATGCACGCGGAAGAAGCAGAAACGACAATATTGTAAATACCGTTAAAGAAGCTCAAAAATCAGTTCAGAAAGGATTCAAGGAAATTATACTTACCGGTGTAAACATTGGTGACTTTGGCAAATCAACAGGCGAGAATTTTCTGGACCTGTTAATAGCGCTGGAACAGGTAGAAGGCCTGGAACGTTTGCGTTTGGGATCGATAGAACCCAACCTGTTAAAAGATGAAATTATTGAACTGGTTTCGCAATCGAAGGTAATAATGCCTCACTTTCATATTCCGTTGCAGGCTGGCTCCGACGAAATTCTATCGCTGATGAAACGCAAATACTCAACTGCTTTATTTGCCAAACGAGTGCACCGGATTCGCGAAATTGTACCGCATGCATTTATTGGAGTTGACGTAATTGCAGGAACCAACGGAGAAACGGAGAACTATTTCCAGGAATCGTTCGATTTTATAAACAGCCTCGAAATTTCGCAGCTGCACGCTTTTACGTATTCAGAACGAAGTGGAACGCAGGCTTTAAAAATTCCGTGGAAAGTGGAAGTTGAAGAACGTAAAAACCGCACGCAAAAATACATTAATCTATCGGAGAAGAAACTTAGGGTATTCTACGAAAAACATCTTGGGACAGAACAAACTGTTCTTTTTGAAGCCCAGAAAAACCAGGAAAAAATGCATGGCTTCACCGAAAACTACATTAAAGTGGAGGTTCCTTATAACGAAGAGCTGGTGAACAAACTTGGTGCGGTAAAATTAAAATCAATTCTCCCCAACGGTAATGTTGAGGTTGAAATGATTTAA
- a CDS encoding inositol monophosphatase family protein translates to MDYKKLCFQVQEIARTAGNFIRDEQKKISAKNIEIKSVASLVTYVDKTAEQQIVSALKALIPDSGFVAEEGTADSNNEKYTWFVDPLDGTTNYIHGLAPHSVSIALAEGDTMVLGVVYEVGANEMFYAWKESAAFCNGEEIHSANRAKSEDTLIATGFPYYDFDRMDDYIEAMKVLMKSTRGIRRFGSAAIDLCYIAAGRFDAFWEHALHAWDVAAGVFILQQAGGKTVDFNGGDNWLFGGELVSASGSYFPEFYGIINKHLGTK, encoded by the coding sequence ATGGATTACAAAAAACTATGTTTCCAGGTTCAGGAAATTGCCCGAACAGCAGGCAATTTTATTCGCGATGAACAGAAAAAAATATCAGCAAAAAACATTGAAATTAAGAGCGTTGCCAGCCTTGTAACCTATGTCGACAAAACCGCCGAGCAACAAATCGTTTCGGCCTTAAAAGCGCTAATTCCGGATTCGGGATTTGTAGCAGAAGAAGGAACAGCTGATTCGAATAACGAAAAATACACATGGTTTGTGGACCCACTTGACGGAACTACCAATTACATTCATGGACTGGCACCTCACTCGGTAAGTATTGCTTTGGCCGAAGGCGACACCATGGTTTTGGGTGTGGTTTACGAAGTGGGCGCCAACGAAATGTTTTATGCATGGAAAGAAAGTGCTGCCTTTTGTAACGGCGAAGAAATTCATTCTGCAAACCGGGCAAAATCGGAAGATACCTTAATTGCAACCGGATTTCCCTACTACGATTTCGACCGCATGGACGACTACATTGAAGCCATGAAGGTATTGATGAAAAGCACACGCGGCATCCGCAGATTTGGATCGGCAGCTATTGATCTTTGTTACATAGCAGCCGGACGATTTGATGCTTTTTGGGAACATGCCTTACATGCCTGGGATGTGGCAGCCGGCGTATTTATTCTGCAACAGGCTGGTGGAAAAACAGTGGATTTTAACGGAGGCGACAATTGGTTATTTGGCGGCGAACTGGTTTCGGCCAGCGGAAGTTATTTCCCCGAATTTTATGGTATTATAAACAAACATTTGGGCACAAAATAA
- a CDS encoding glycosyltransferase family 2 protein, whose translation MTKTKKVAIVILNWNGIKLFPDFLPSIIEHSQGENIEIIIADNGSTDNSLNYLKTNFPSVTLMDLETNYGFAKGYNVALDKIDAEYFVLVNSDVKVEKGWIEPCIKHFEKDDKIAAVQPKVLSFNQPEYFEYAGAAGGFIDKYGYPFCRGRILDQVEKDEKQYETSSEIFWATGACMFVRAEVFKNSGGLDADFWAHMEEIDLCWRLKNQGYKIVYEPQSVIYHLGGGSLEYGNPRKVFLNFRNNLYMLYKNLPKQKFTRTLLSRMILDGVAAFKFLAGMEFKAFGAVLKAHRDFYKNLSLLKAKRKALQEKVIVNNHKQMYDESIMWKFFVQKKHKFTDLNFN comes from the coding sequence ATGACAAAAACAAAAAAAGTTGCCATTGTAATTTTAAACTGGAACGGGATTAAACTTTTCCCTGATTTTCTTCCTTCGATAATTGAACATTCACAAGGCGAAAACATTGAAATAATTATTGCCGACAACGGCTCAACCGACAATTCTCTCAACTATTTAAAAACCAATTTCCCTTCGGTAACTCTCATGGATTTGGAAACCAATTACGGTTTTGCCAAAGGCTATAATGTGGCGCTCGATAAAATCGATGCCGAATATTTCGTGCTTGTAAATTCGGATGTTAAGGTTGAAAAAGGTTGGATTGAACCCTGTATAAAACACTTTGAAAAAGATGACAAGATTGCCGCTGTGCAGCCAAAGGTGCTTAGTTTCAACCAACCCGAATATTTTGAATATGCCGGAGCTGCCGGAGGTTTTATTGATAAATACGGTTATCCATTTTGCCGTGGAAGAATCCTTGACCAGGTGGAGAAAGACGAAAAACAGTACGAAACATCGTCTGAAATATTTTGGGCAACAGGCGCTTGTATGTTTGTTCGGGCCGAAGTATTTAAAAACTCGGGCGGTTTAGATGCCGATTTTTGGGCACATATGGAAGAAATTGATTTGTGCTGGCGACTTAAAAATCAGGGTTACAAAATTGTTTACGAACCTCAAAGTGTAATTTACCACCTGGGCGGAGGTAGTTTGGAATATGGAAATCCACGAAAGGTTTTCCTCAACTTTCGCAATAACCTGTACATGTTGTATAAAAATTTACCCAAACAAAAGTTTACCCGCACTCTGCTTTCCCGGATGATTTTGGATGGAGTGGCAGCCTTCAAGTTTTTGGCGGGCATGGAATTTAAAGCATTTGGCGCCGTGCTAAAAGCACATCGCGATTTTTACAAAAATCTTTCATTGTTAAAAGCAAAAAGAAAAGCACTGCAAGAAAAAGTGATTGTTAATAATCACAAACAAATGTATGATGAAAGTATAATGTGGAAATTCTTTGTTCAGAAAAAGCATAAATTTACCGACCTGAATTTCAATTAA
- a CDS encoding thioesterase family protein — MQKLKFTEPIYTYHIDFVGHVNNIIYVQWLENARVKLIEAMGLSIDDLAAEHDILPIITETTIQYKKPFFLKNKVQVEVWVSELFNVSANFKFRFLNENGDVCSTAQQKVLFIDKATQRPSRKIVKFKSNFETYLLTE; from the coding sequence ATGCAGAAACTAAAGTTCACCGAACCCATTTATACGTATCACATTGATTTTGTAGGGCATGTTAACAATATTATTTATGTGCAATGGCTTGAAAATGCCCGGGTAAAACTGATTGAAGCAATGGGACTTTCGATTGATGATCTGGCGGCTGAGCATGATATTTTGCCCATCATTACCGAAACTACCATTCAATACAAAAAACCGTTTTTTCTGAAAAACAAAGTGCAGGTTGAGGTGTGGGTCTCTGAACTATTTAATGTTTCAGCCAACTTTAAATTTCGTTTTCTAAATGAAAATGGAGACGTATGTTCCACTGCTCAGCAAAAAGTGCTGTTTATCGACAAAGCAACACAACGCCCTTCGCGAAAAATAGTAAAATTTAAATCGAATTTTGAAACGTATTTACTTACCGAGTAA
- a CDS encoding XdhC family protein, whose amino-acid sequence MTHEIKLLIETLKTWQQLDKKAVFVSVVDLEGSSYRRPGVRMLMSDKGEYVGAVSGGCVESEIERQAQSVFKSGKAKVITYDGRLRIGCEGIIRILIEPVFLSEEFFEAFDQQLKIRKSFSMESWFYYEVGEYSNIGSIVLLKGKKYALNSSFNTDNLENQLCFSQTFEPLFQLYIFGAEHDAVQLSQAAKLLGWEVVVVASPDEAKSCDYFPGASTLISPSFDNIDTSAIDKQTAVVLMTHSFNKDVQYLLALKDIHPAYIGLLGSVNRRERIISMLLDYMPDISTDFIDQIYGPAGINVGAESAAEIAVSVLAEILSVVRNQTPVSLREKLGSIHG is encoded by the coding sequence ATGACACATGAGATCAAACTACTCATTGAAACCTTAAAAACCTGGCAGCAGCTGGATAAAAAAGCTGTTTTTGTGTCCGTTGTCGATTTGGAAGGATCGTCGTACCGCAGACCCGGAGTTCGAATGCTTATGAGTGATAAGGGAGAATATGTTGGAGCGGTTAGCGGAGGTTGTGTGGAAAGTGAGATAGAACGACAGGCTCAAAGTGTGTTTAAAAGCGGTAAGGCTAAAGTGATCACGTATGATGGTCGTTTGCGAATTGGATGCGAGGGTATTATTCGAATTCTGATAGAGCCGGTTTTTTTGTCGGAAGAATTTTTTGAAGCCTTTGACCAGCAGCTTAAAATCCGGAAGTCTTTTTCGATGGAATCGTGGTTTTACTACGAAGTGGGCGAGTACTCAAACATTGGTTCCATCGTTCTGCTAAAAGGTAAAAAATATGCCCTAAATTCATCATTTAACACTGATAATTTAGAAAATCAGCTCTGTTTTTCGCAGACTTTTGAACCCTTGTTTCAGCTTTATATTTTTGGTGCCGAGCACGACGCCGTTCAGTTGAGTCAAGCTGCAAAATTGCTGGGGTGGGAGGTGGTTGTTGTAGCTTCTCCCGACGAGGCGAAGTCGTGTGATTATTTTCCCGGTGCATCCACACTTATTTCACCTTCGTTTGATAACATAGATACCTCGGCCATTGATAAACAAACAGCTGTGGTTTTAATGACGCACAGTTTTAACAAAGATGTTCAGTATCTGCTGGCATTAAAAGACATCCACCCGGCTTATATTGGATTGTTGGGTTCGGTTAACCGGAGAGAACGGATAATATCGATGTTGCTGGATTATATGCCTGATATTTCAACAGATTTTATCGATCAGATTTACGGGCCGGCCGGTATTAATGTTGGTGCCGAAAGTGCTGCTGAAATAGCGGTATCGGTTTTGGCCGAGATTTTAAGCGTGGTTCGCAATCAGACACCTGTTTCGTTGCGCGAAAAGTTGGGATCTATTCACGGATAA
- a CDS encoding aldo/keto reductase: MKKRNLGNSGLQVSELGLGCMGLSFGYGPATEKQEAVKLIRRAYDLGVTFFDTAEIYGPYINEEVVGEAIAPFRNEVVVATKFGFNYVDGKPAGLNSKPAYIKQAVEGSLKRLKVEAIDLLYQHRIDPEVPIEDVAGTVKDLIAEGKVKHFGMSEAGAVNIRRAHAVQPVTALQSEYSLWWREPETKTFPTLEELGIGFVPFSPLGKGFLTGKIDVDTKFDSNDFRQGIPRFAEENRKANQALVDLLKLIAAQKDATPAQIALAWINAQKSWIVPIPGTTKIHRLEENVGAANLELSSGDLTQIEAAIAQIDIIGNRYPESSQNMVDE, from the coding sequence ATGAAAAAAAGAAATTTAGGAAATAGTGGATTGCAGGTATCCGAATTGGGTTTGGGTTGTATGGGATTAAGCTTTGGATATGGCCCGGCAACAGAAAAACAAGAAGCTGTAAAATTAATACGAAGAGCGTATGATCTGGGTGTCACATTTTTCGATACTGCCGAAATTTATGGTCCGTATATAAACGAAGAAGTGGTAGGTGAAGCCATTGCTCCCTTTCGGAACGAAGTAGTTGTGGCCACAAAATTCGGTTTTAATTATGTGGATGGAAAACCGGCCGGATTAAACAGTAAACCTGCTTACATTAAACAAGCGGTTGAAGGCTCGCTTAAACGTTTAAAGGTAGAAGCTATTGATTTGCTTTACCAACATAGGATTGATCCCGAAGTGCCGATTGAAGATGTGGCCGGAACGGTTAAAGATTTAATTGCAGAAGGAAAAGTAAAACATTTTGGAATGTCGGAAGCCGGAGCAGTAAATATTCGTCGTGCACACGCAGTACAACCAGTAACTGCTTTGCAAAGCGAATACTCCTTGTGGTGGCGCGAACCTGAAACAAAAACATTCCCGACACTTGAAGAATTGGGTATTGGTTTTGTGCCGTTTAGCCCGCTCGGTAAAGGTTTTTTAACCGGTAAAATCGACGTTGATACAAAATTTGATTCCAACGATTTCCGTCAGGGCATTCCGCGTTTCGCTGAAGAAAACCGCAAAGCAAACCAGGCACTTGTTGATCTGCTTAAACTAATTGCAGCGCAAAAAGATGCTACTCCTGCTCAGATTGCGCTAGCATGGATTAATGCACAAAAATCATGGATCGTCCCAATTCCGGGAACAACCAAAATTCATCGTTTGGAAGAAAATGTAGGTGCTGCAAACCTTGAGTTGAGTTCGGGAGATTTAACGCAGATTGAGGCGGCTATCGCTCAGATAGATATTATTGGAAACCGTTATCCCGAAAGTAGCCAAAATATGGTGGATGAATAA